One Brachybacterium aquaticum genomic region harbors:
- the galE gene encoding UDP-glucose 4-epimerase GalE, giving the protein MTTLVIGGAGYIGSHVVRLLLEQGKEVVVVDDLSTGLRSRTEGAELIELDVTLPDAREKLAFHLRASGADSVIHFAAHKQVGESVAKPELYWHDNIAGLANVLSACASAQVRDVVFSSSAAVYGVPDVDLVTEDLTPQPINPYGATKYVGEWMLADAERAHDMRTVALRYFNVAGAGWPELADTAVMNLVPIVLDRLAQGKAPIVFGDDYDTPDGTCIRDYVHVLDLAHAHIAALDYLRGEERPHRAFNVGTGEGSSVLEVIEAIARAKGIEITPEIGERRAGDPARLICSADRISQTLGWKAEHGLDDIVRSAVEARDTAITPDVEAYPEA; this is encoded by the coding sequence ATGACGACTCTCGTGATCGGTGGTGCCGGGTACATCGGATCGCACGTGGTGCGACTCCTCCTCGAGCAGGGCAAGGAGGTGGTCGTCGTCGACGACCTCTCCACGGGCCTGCGCAGCCGCACGGAGGGGGCAGAGCTCATCGAGCTCGACGTCACCCTGCCCGATGCGCGCGAGAAGCTCGCCTTCCACCTGCGCGCCTCCGGTGCGGACTCGGTCATCCACTTCGCCGCCCACAAGCAGGTCGGCGAGTCCGTGGCGAAGCCCGAGCTGTACTGGCACGACAACATCGCCGGCCTCGCCAACGTCCTCTCCGCCTGCGCGAGCGCCCAGGTGCGCGACGTGGTCTTCTCCTCCTCCGCCGCCGTCTACGGCGTCCCGGACGTGGACCTCGTGACCGAGGACCTCACCCCGCAGCCCATCAACCCCTACGGCGCGACCAAGTACGTGGGCGAGTGGATGCTGGCCGACGCCGAGCGCGCCCATGACATGCGCACCGTGGCCCTGCGCTACTTCAACGTCGCCGGCGCCGGATGGCCCGAGCTCGCCGACACGGCGGTGATGAACCTCGTGCCGATCGTGCTGGACCGCCTCGCGCAGGGGAAGGCGCCGATCGTGTTCGGCGACGACTACGACACCCCCGACGGCACCTGCATCCGCGACTACGTGCACGTGCTCGACCTCGCCCACGCCCACATCGCGGCACTGGACTACCTGCGCGGCGAGGAGCGCCCGCACCGCGCCTTCAACGTCGGCACCGGCGAGGGCTCGAGCGTGCTCGAGGTGATCGAGGCGATCGCCCGCGCCAAGGGCATCGAGATCACCCCCGAGATCGGGGAGCGCCGCGCCGGTGACCCGGCGCGCCTCATCTGCTCCGCCGACCGCATCTCCCAGACCCTGGGCTGGAAGGCCGAGCACGGCCTGGACGACATCGTCCGCTCCGCCGTCGAGGCGCGCGACACCGCGATCACCCCGGACGTCGAGGCCTACCCCGAGGCCTGA